Proteins found in one Streptomyces sp. CB09001 genomic segment:
- a CDS encoding SDR family oxidoreductase, translating to MSGADTADTAGTDTAAPQVVVVGAGPVGLMLAGELRLGGAEVTVLERLATPTTESRASTLHARTMEILRQRGLLDAPGGFADPLPPCEPRGHFGGLPLDLTLPSSHPGQWKVPQVRTEAILGARAERLGVRVLRGHRVVSVEQDAHRVRVVAEHAGRRTTFTARYAVGCDGERSAVRRLAGIGFPGADAERELLRADVDGLEIPDRRFQRLPKGLAIAARRGDGVTRVMVHRFGSPPRGAGEPDFGDVVAAWRDVTGEDVSGGTPLWVNSFGDASRQAEHYRQGRILLAGDAAHQQMPIGGQALNLGLQDAANLGWKLAATVSGRAPEGLLDTYHRERHAVGRRVLSTIRAQARLLLGGPEVEALRSVIGELIPYEPVRTHLAGLISGLDVRYGADEDPAPVGARLPGPPPGDHGSTQEALRRARGVLLVATGDGDPREALVRAARPFAGAVDTVTVPPAGDGPLRDAAAVLVRPDGHIAWTGDAPDGLRTALAHWFVPDEEAGTAPHRDGHTDGRPRPARHPAARHQAARHQAARPHGRRENMGSLTGRTALVTGASRGMGRATAERLARDGALVVVHYGTNEDAAAEVVDGIERDGGRAFAVRAELGAPGDVHELFLALEEGLKERTGSTELDILVNNAGVMGGVKAEDTTPEQFDRIVAVNARAPFFIIQRALTNMPDGGRIVNVSSGLTRFANPDEIAYAMSKGAVEQLALHFAKALGPRRITVNSVAPGITRNGNPLFDIPEAVEAMAALSAFNRVGEPQDVADVVAFLVSDDARWITGSFVDASGGTLLG from the coding sequence GTGTCCGGTGCCGACACGGCCGACACGGCCGGCACAGACACAGCCGCCCCGCAGGTCGTCGTGGTCGGCGCCGGCCCCGTCGGGCTGATGCTCGCCGGCGAACTGCGGCTCGGCGGCGCCGAGGTGACCGTGCTGGAACGGCTGGCCACCCCGACCACCGAGTCCCGCGCCTCCACGCTGCACGCGCGGACGATGGAGATCCTCCGGCAGCGCGGTCTGCTGGACGCCCCCGGCGGCTTCGCGGACCCGCTCCCGCCGTGCGAGCCACGGGGCCACTTCGGTGGCCTCCCCCTGGACCTGACGCTGCCCAGCTCCCACCCCGGGCAGTGGAAGGTCCCGCAGGTGCGCACCGAGGCGATCCTCGGCGCCCGGGCGGAACGCCTCGGGGTGCGCGTGCTGCGCGGCCACCGCGTCGTCTCCGTCGAGCAGGACGCCCACCGGGTGCGGGTGGTGGCCGAGCACGCGGGCCGGCGCACCACGTTCACCGCCCGCTACGCCGTGGGCTGCGACGGCGAGCGGTCGGCCGTACGCCGGCTGGCCGGAATCGGCTTCCCGGGCGCCGACGCCGAACGGGAGCTGCTGCGCGCCGACGTCGACGGCCTCGAGATCCCCGACCGGCGCTTCCAGCGGCTGCCGAAGGGACTGGCGATCGCGGCCCGGCGCGGCGACGGCGTCACCCGCGTGATGGTCCACCGCTTCGGTTCCCCGCCGCGCGGCGCCGGGGAACCGGACTTCGGGGACGTCGTGGCGGCCTGGCGGGACGTCACCGGCGAGGACGTCTCCGGCGGCACCCCGCTGTGGGTGAACTCCTTCGGGGACGCCTCCCGGCAGGCCGAGCACTACCGCCAAGGGCGGATCCTGCTGGCCGGCGACGCCGCCCACCAGCAGATGCCGATCGGCGGCCAGGCACTCAACCTGGGCCTCCAGGACGCGGCCAACCTGGGCTGGAAACTCGCGGCCACCGTGTCCGGCCGGGCCCCCGAAGGCCTCCTGGACACGTACCACCGGGAGCGGCACGCGGTCGGACGGCGCGTGCTGTCCACCATCCGCGCGCAGGCCCGCCTGCTGCTCGGCGGCCCCGAGGTGGAGGCGCTGCGCTCGGTGATCGGCGAACTGATCCCGTACGAACCGGTCCGGACGCACCTGGCCGGACTGATCAGCGGTCTCGACGTCCGCTACGGCGCAGACGAGGACCCGGCCCCGGTGGGCGCGCGGCTGCCCGGCCCGCCGCCCGGCGACCACGGCAGCACGCAGGAGGCCCTGCGCCGGGCCCGGGGGGTGCTCCTCGTGGCGACCGGCGACGGGGACCCGCGCGAGGCCCTCGTGCGCGCCGCACGCCCCTTCGCGGGCGCCGTCGACACCGTGACCGTCCCGCCGGCCGGGGACGGCCCGCTGCGGGACGCCGCCGCCGTCCTCGTCCGCCCCGACGGCCACATCGCCTGGACGGGCGACGCACCGGACGGCCTGCGGACGGCGCTCGCCCACTGGTTCGTCCCCGACGAGGAGGCCGGAACGGCCCCCCACCGCGACGGGCACACCGACGGGCGGCCGCGCCCCGCACGCCACCCCGCCGCACGACACCAAGCCGCACGACACCAAGCGGCACGACCTCACGGCAGGAGAGAGAACATGGGCAGTCTGACCGGACGCACGGCGCTCGTCACGGGCGCCAGCCGGGGCATGGGACGGGCCACCGCCGAGCGGCTGGCCCGCGACGGCGCACTCGTCGTCGTGCACTACGGCACCAACGAGGACGCGGCCGCCGAGGTCGTCGACGGCATCGAGCGGGACGGCGGGCGGGCGTTCGCCGTGCGGGCCGAACTCGGCGCCCCCGGCGACGTGCACGAGCTGTTCCTCGCCCTGGAGGAGGGGCTGAAGGAGCGCACCGGCTCCACCGAACTGGACATCCTGGTCAACAACGCCGGGGTGATGGGCGGCGTCAAGGCCGAGGACACCACGCCGGAGCAGTTCGACCGGATCGTCGCCGTGAACGCCAGGGCGCCGTTCTTCATCATCCAGCGGGCGCTCACCAACATGCCCGACGGCGGCCGGATCGTGAACGTCTCCTCCGGACTGACCCGGTTCGCCAACCCCGACGAGATCGCCTACGCGATGAGCAAGGGCGCCGTGGAGCAGCTCGCGCTGCACTTCGCGAAGGCGCTCGGCCCGCGCCGCATCACGGTGAACAGCGTCGCTCCGGGCATCACCCGCAACGGCAACCCGCTGTTCGACATCCCCGAGGCGGTCGAGGCGATGGCCGCGCTGTCCGCCTTCAACCGGGTCGGCGAACCGCAGGACGTCGCCGACGTCGTCGCCTTCCTGGTGTCCGACGACGCCCGCTGGATCACCGGCTCCTTCGTCGACGCCAGCGGCGGCACCCTCCTGGGCTGA